DNA from Microbacterium foliorum:
TCGGCCTGTGCGCGCACTTCCCGTGCGAGGACGTGACGGACGTGACCGACGGCACGGCACGATTCGATGACGAGACCCGGGAGGTGCTCGCGGGGAGACACGCGGGTGCGCGGATCGCGCGGCACTGCGCCACCACGTTCGCGGCACTCACTGTGCCCGAGTCGCGGTTCGACCTCGTGCGCATCGGGGCGGGGCTGTACGGCGACTCCGACACGGTCGGGGGCGCACTGCGGCCTGCCATGCGGGTCGTGTCGCGGATCGCGGCGATCAACGTCTACCCGGCCGGAAGCACGGTCGGATACGACCGATGGCACCGCCTCGACCACGATGCGCGCCTGGCCGTGATCCCTCTGGGCTACGCCGACGGCTTCCACCGCAGTCTGAGCGGCACCGGCGAGGTGCTGGTGCGAGGACGACGCGCGCCCATCGTGGATCGGATCGCGATGAACAGCTTCCTCGTCGATGTCTCGAGCATCCCTCGTGCAGCGCCGGGAGACGAGGTGGTGCTGTTCGGCCGGCAAGGCGACGAGGTGATCTCCCCGGCCGATGTCGCGCGGTCGCACGGTCAGATCGCTGCCGATCTCTACGTCGCCTGGGGGCGGCTCCTGCCGCGTCGTCCGGTCGCCGCCGGCGGATAGGATTGCCGTGATCTCGACCCGCACGAAGGAGGAACGATGACGGCCTCATCCTCTCTCGTGCAGGGTCTGAAGCTTCTCGACGCCGCGGTATCCCAGGAGCGCCGCGCTCGTCCCGGGCTCAACGCCTCCCGTCTGGCGGAGGCCACCGGGATCGAGCGCAGCCGGGTCTCGCGGCTCACGCAGGAGCTGCGCGCACGGGAGCTCCTCAGTCGCGACGATGATGCCCTGTTTGCGGCCGGGCCGGAGTTCTTCCGCACCGCTGCCGTTCTCAACGCGCCCTGGTTGCGGGCCTCGCGGGCCGCTCTGCGGGCGCTCGCCTCGAGACTCGGCGTCAATGCGCTGATCACGATCGCCGACGGACCGCGGGGCGTGCTGCTGAGGTGCGAGAGGTCGGCCGACGGGGTCGATCGTTCCCTCCGGGAAGGGCTCGTGACGCCCATCTGGTGCACCGGTGCGGGCAGAGCGCTGCTCTGGGACCACACTGCCGAGCAGCTCGAGCAGCTGCTCGACGATGTGCAGTTCGTCGGTGTGGGCGGCCCGACGGCCGCCCGATCGACGGACGACGTGCGTGCACTGCTGGAGAGGGACCGCGCAGACGCGCTCATCGCCGCGGCGGAGGAGTACGACGAGGGCATCGACGAGTTCGCTCTGCCGATCCGCCGCAGGGGCGAGGTCATCGCGTCACTGGCGGTTCGCGGCAGGCATCGGCGCAAGGGTCCCACGCGCGACACGCGCGCGCTGCTCACCCAGTTCGCCGGTGAGCTCAGTGCGGCGGCCGGCGCGGAGTAACCCTCAGGCGCAGACGGAGGCGGGGGCGCCGAGCTCCCGCGAGAGCTGTGCGGCTGCTCGGGCGCAGGCGTCGCCGCACGCCGCGGTGCGCTCCTGCATCGCCTCGCGCGTTCCGATCACCTGCACCGCGGCGACGACCTCGCCGCGGTGGTCCCAGACGGGAGCGGCGACCGAGTAGAGGCCGGGCTCGGCTTCCTGGTCGACGATCGTGAAGCCGCGCCGACGATCGTCGTCGAGCCGCGAGAGGAAGTCGTCGATCGAGGCGGGGGTGTTCGGGCCCTGCGCTGAGAACTCGGTCGAGCCGAAGACGGTGCGGATCTCTTCGGCGGGGGCGTCCCACAGCGTCGCGCGCCCGGCGTCGCTGCAGTACGCCGGGTACGCGCGACCGATCCAGGATCCGATCATCCGGGAGTCGGCGGGCAGGCTCTCCAACGTCGTGAGCGTCGCATCTCCCTGCAGGACGCTGAGGAACGCGGCCTCGCCGAGGTGCGACGACAGCTCGTCGAGCACCACCTGGCCGTGGGTGCGAAGACGCTGCGCGCTCAGCTCCTGCGCGGCGGCGTACCAGCCCCAGGCGAGGGTGAACGAGCGGTCGGCGTTCCTTCTCACGAGCCCCGAGCGGTGCAGAGATGCCAGGGTGCGCGACACCTGCGAACGCTCGCGACCGAGGGCCTCGGCGATCCCGCTGACGGTGGCCGGCCGCAGATCACGGGCGAGGTCGGCGACGGCTGCGAGGACGTCCAGTCCGCGACCCATGCTGCTCGAGGGGGGCCGTCGGGGCGTGGCGGAGGGCATGCAATGAGGTTACCGCTGGGCGTCAGCCCACCCGGCGTATCGAGGCGCGCTCGATGACCGGCATCGGTATCAGCACCGCGCCGAGAGGGCGCTCGCCGAGGAGCATCTCGACGGCCGTGCGCCCCATCACGTCATAGGGGAGCCGCGCGGTCGTGAGGCCCGGTCGTTGGAAGCTCGCCAGCTCTTCGTCGTCGAACGACGCGACCGAGATGTCGTCGGGCACCTTCAGTCCGCGCTCCGCGATCGCCTGGTACGCGCCGAATGCCACGCCGTCGTTGCCCGCCAGGATCGCTGTGAGATCGGGATGCGCGTCGAGCATCTGCAGCGTTCTGGTGTACCCGATGTCGGGGTTCCATTCGGGGACGTCGACGATGGTCGGATGCACGCCCGCCTCGGCGAAAGCGGCGCGGATGCCGTCGAACCGCGGCCCGATGGTGACCGAATGCCGCGGAGACGAGACCGCCAGGGGATTGTTCCCGATCACGCCGACGCGGCGGTGCCCGGCGGCGGTGAGCAGGTGCGCCATCGCATGACCGGCGGTCCGTTCGTCCGGCAGCACCGAGGGGTGCCCGGTCGTCGACGTGCCGTTCACGATCACGACGAGGACGTCCTGGGGCATCGGCGGAAGCTCGATCATCCGCGCGCCCAGAAGTCCGATCAGGATGCCGTCGACTCGACGGTCGATCATGGCCTGGATCTCGTCCGAGATCGTCGCGTCGTCGCCCTCGGTCTCGGCGATGAGAACGGTGTGGCCGTGCTCTTTCGCCGCCGAGAGCAGGCCGCGGATCATCTCGGAGGCATAGCGGGTCACGGTGATCTGGTCCGAGATGAAGCCGAGCGTCTTCGTCTTGCCGAGGCGCAGGCTCTGCGCTGCCGGGTTCGGTCGATAGCCGAGCTCCTCGGCGGCGGCCCTGACGCGTCGGGCCGCGTCGACGGAGAGGCGCGAACCCGGTCGGTCGTTCAGGATCATGCTGACCGCGGTCTTCGACATGCCTGAGAGCGCGGCGACATCGGCGAGCGTCGGCCTGCGATCGACGTTGTTCGGCACCGGCATCCTCCTGTCGTGACATCTCCAGCTTAGGCAGTGGGAGCCTTCCCCCGGAACTGCGTGCGTTGAATTGATTTAGCAGAATACTTGCAGCCCCCGATCCGCGATGCTAACCTCGGCCTGCTGAATCAATTCAGCATCTTCGCTCGGGCACTGCTTCCCGCCTGCGAAGTCACTCACTCAGGAGAGAACATCGTGGTTGATCTCACTCGCAGAGCCCTGTTCGGTGCCATCGGCCTGGGCATCGTCGGCACCGTGGTCTCGTGGCCTCGGCTCACCGGAGCCGACATTCCCGGGCGCGGAAAAGATGTCCTGACGGTCGCTCTCTTCGGCACCGCGCAGGATGCCGTGGCCCGCCAGGCGCTGGTCGACGGCTTCCAGCGCGCACACCCCGGGATCGAGGTGCGCATCGTCGCCATCCAGGGACAGGACTGGAGCGAGTACTTCGCGAAGATCCTCACGATGATCGCGGCGGGTACGCCTCCTGATGTCGTCACGGTGGCGACCGAGGGCGCGCAGCTCTTCGCGTCGCGGCTCGCGCATCCGCTCGACGACTTCGTGCGCCGCGACGCGTCGGAGATGCA
Protein-coding regions in this window:
- the alr gene encoding alanine racemase yields the protein MTTSASAAGWVEIDESAIAHNVVTIRAELGEKVEFCAVVKADAYGHGIDLVVPLLIAEGIALIGVASNDDAAAVRAAGFSGRLMRVRPAGRDEIDDGIRLDVEEWIGGVEHARIVSAIAAARGVRVRAHLSLNSTRLGRDGIDLGEDGGADAVAAVLADPWVDVVGLCAHFPCEDVTDVTDGTARFDDETREVLAGRHAGARIARHCATTFAALTVPESRFDLVRIGAGLYGDSDTVGGALRPAMRVVSRIAAINVYPAGSTVGYDRWHRLDHDARLAVIPLGYADGFHRSLSGTGEVLVRGRRAPIVDRIAMNSFLVDVSSIPRAAPGDEVVLFGRQGDEVISPADVARSHGQIAADLYVAWGRLLPRRPVAAGG
- a CDS encoding LacI family DNA-binding transcriptional regulator — translated: MPNNVDRRPTLADVAALSGMSKTAVSMILNDRPGSRLSVDAARRVRAAAEELGYRPNPAAQSLRLGKTKTLGFISDQITVTRYASEMIRGLLSAAKEHGHTVLIAETEGDDATISDEIQAMIDRRVDGILIGLLGARMIELPPMPQDVLVVIVNGTSTTGHPSVLPDERTAGHAMAHLLTAAGHRRVGVIGNNPLAVSSPRHSVTIGPRFDGIRAAFAEAGVHPTIVDVPEWNPDIGYTRTLQMLDAHPDLTAILAGNDGVAFGAYQAIAERGLKVPDDISVASFDDEELASFQRPGLTTARLPYDVMGRTAVEMLLGERPLGAVLIPMPVIERASIRRVG
- a CDS encoding IclR family transcriptional regulator; this encodes MPSATPRRPPSSSMGRGLDVLAAVADLARDLRPATVSGIAEALGRERSQVSRTLASLHRSGLVRRNADRSFTLAWGWYAAAQELSAQRLRTHGQVVLDELSSHLGEAAFLSVLQGDATLTTLESLPADSRMIGSWIGRAYPAYCSDAGRATLWDAPAEEIRTVFGSTEFSAQGPNTPASIDDFLSRLDDDRRRGFTIVDQEAEPGLYSVAAPVWDHRGEVVAAVQVIGTREAMQERTAACGDACARAAAQLSRELGAPASVCA
- a CDS encoding IclR family transcriptional regulator domain-containing protein; this encodes MTASSSLVQGLKLLDAAVSQERRARPGLNASRLAEATGIERSRVSRLTQELRARELLSRDDDALFAAGPEFFRTAAVLNAPWLRASRAALRALASRLGVNALITIADGPRGVLLRCERSADGVDRSLREGLVTPIWCTGAGRALLWDHTAEQLEQLLDDVQFVGVGGPTAARSTDDVRALLERDRADALIAAAEEYDEGIDEFALPIRRRGEVIASLAVRGRHRRKGPTRDTRALLTQFAGELSAAAGAE